One Thalassotalea sediminis DNA segment encodes these proteins:
- a CDS encoding ion channel, with protein MSTINNLCQYNDPEGYKCKAQAEPSGYCFWHDKTIDKTHDNIQDKLTQYVRSGGLTRGICLKEANLTGIDLVNHHQKVGYDFSYTDFYRANLSGAHLFNINLSNASLMKADLSDAKLNCGNLTRCNLLGVKWKGCKIENINFGKKLMQEINAKQALKANKPLLALDYFQQAEEIYRDLRKHAEQEGLFSIGGTLIQKELTMRRYQMPKYSFKRIGSKIVDLFCGYGEDPLRIVGLSLIIIFICALCYTFTGLNFRGEVLTFDASKTAIENFSFFISCLYYSVVTFTTLGYGDFTPVGISRAIAAIQAFTGSFTIALFVVVFVKKMTR; from the coding sequence ATGAGTACTATAAATAACTTATGTCAATATAACGATCCGGAAGGTTACAAATGCAAAGCGCAGGCTGAACCTTCTGGGTATTGTTTTTGGCATGATAAAACAATAGATAAAACGCATGACAATATCCAAGACAAGTTAACGCAATATGTTCGTTCAGGAGGGTTGACGAGAGGTATTTGTTTGAAAGAAGCAAACTTAACAGGTATTGATTTAGTCAATCATCATCAAAAAGTTGGTTACGACTTTTCATATACAGATTTTTATCGCGCCAATTTATCGGGTGCACACTTATTTAACATCAATTTATCAAACGCCAGTTTAATGAAAGCTGACCTAAGCGACGCTAAATTAAATTGTGGCAACTTAACACGTTGCAACTTGCTTGGCGTTAAATGGAAAGGCTGTAAAATCGAAAATATCAATTTCGGTAAAAAACTGATGCAAGAAATTAATGCCAAGCAAGCACTAAAGGCCAATAAGCCATTGCTTGCGTTAGATTACTTTCAACAAGCAGAAGAAATATACCGGGATTTACGAAAACATGCCGAGCAAGAAGGTTTATTTAGCATTGGTGGTACACTAATCCAAAAAGAGCTCACCATGCGACGCTATCAAATGCCTAAGTATTCTTTTAAACGGATAGGTTCTAAAATAGTTGATTTGTTTTGTGGCTATGGCGAAGATCCGTTAAGAATAGTAGGTTTATCATTGATAATAATTTTTATTTGTGCACTTTGTTATACTTTCACTGGCTTAAATTTTCGCGGTGAAGTGCTTACCTTTGATGCAAGTAAAACAGCTATCGAAAACTTCTCTTTTTTTATCTCTTGTTTATATTATTCTGTTGTCACCTTCACAACACTGGGTTACGGTGATTTTACACCTGTAGGAATTTCAAGAGCGATTGCCGCAATTCAAGCTTTTACAGGCAGTTTTACAATCGCTTTATTCGTGGTTGTATTTGTAAAGAAAATGACGCGATAG
- a CDS encoding DUF3718 domain-containing protein — translation MKNLLIVASLSLATLFVAPQAKANVVAQNLCEFVAADAKSDLRRYLKSNRIKIRNVFDTVQCNGKNLLQFAATANATETGTMMIGKLSKKVVSANLASITNTGLKAAANERVNG, via the coding sequence ATGAAAAACTTACTAATCGTTGCTTCTTTATCATTAGCTACATTATTTGTTGCACCACAAGCCAAAGCAAACGTTGTTGCGCAAAACTTATGCGAATTTGTTGCTGCGGATGCTAAATCAGACTTACGTAGATACTTAAAATCAAATCGTATTAAAATTCGTAACGTATTTGACACTGTTCAATGTAACGGTAAAAACTTATTACAATTTGCTGCGACAGCTAATGCTACAGAAACAGGCACAATGATGATTGGTAAATTATCAAAAAAAGTTGTATCAGCAAACCTTGCAAGTATTACAAATACTGGTCTTAAAGCTGCTGCTAATGAGCGTGTAAACGGTTAA
- a CDS encoding proline--tRNA ligase produces MRTSQYLLSTLKETPAHAEVISHQLMLRAGLVRNIASGLYTWLPTGLRVLRKVENIVREEMEKAGAIETLMPMVQPADLWQESGRWEDYGPELLRLHDRHERPFVLGPTHEEVITAIVRNEVNSYKQLPLNVFQIQTKFRDEIRPRFGVMRGREFLMKDAYSFHITEECLKKTYQTMFEAYCKIFERLGLDFRPVVADNGSIGGEGSHEFHVLAESGEDDIVFSDSSDYAANIEKAEALAPSGERPESTQSLTEVSTPNAKSIDDVAQQLKVDAKQTVKTLLVLGQSEGESQPIVALVLRGDHQLNEIKAENLPQIASPLTFASEEQINQAVKCEAGSIGPVGLSIPVIVDHSAAHLADFICGANKDGFHFTGVNWDTDITDYDVADIRNVVEGDPSPCGKGNIVIKRGIEVGHIFQLGNKYAKAMNCGVLTESGKNQTLTMGCYGIGVSRIVAAAIEQNHDKYGIKWPKAIAPFQAAIVPMNMAKSERVKETAENLYKQLKNVGVDVLFDDRKERPGVMFADHELIGTPLLLIVGERNLDENKIEVKNRITGDKSLINISDVLSLFE; encoded by the coding sequence ATGCGTACAAGCCAATATTTACTTTCAACATTGAAAGAAACGCCAGCGCACGCTGAAGTAATTAGCCATCAATTAATGTTACGTGCAGGTCTAGTACGTAATATTGCCTCTGGACTGTACACCTGGTTACCGACAGGTTTACGTGTTTTAAGAAAAGTTGAAAACATTGTTCGTGAAGAAATGGAAAAAGCCGGTGCTATCGAAACACTAATGCCAATGGTTCAACCGGCTGATTTATGGCAAGAATCTGGTCGCTGGGAAGATTACGGCCCTGAATTACTTCGACTACATGACCGTCATGAGCGCCCTTTTGTTTTAGGACCAACGCATGAAGAAGTTATTACAGCGATCGTGCGAAACGAAGTGAACAGTTATAAACAATTACCACTGAATGTTTTTCAAATTCAAACGAAATTTCGTGATGAGATACGTCCACGTTTTGGTGTTATGCGTGGTCGCGAATTCCTAATGAAAGACGCCTATTCATTTCACATTACTGAAGAGTGTTTGAAGAAAACTTATCAAACAATGTTTGAAGCATATTGCAAAATATTTGAGCGTTTAGGCTTAGATTTCCGCCCTGTTGTAGCAGATAATGGTTCCATTGGTGGTGAAGGATCTCATGAATTTCATGTACTCGCAGAATCAGGTGAAGACGACATAGTCTTTTCTGATAGCAGTGATTACGCCGCAAATATTGAAAAAGCAGAAGCCTTAGCACCAAGCGGTGAACGACCAGAAAGCACACAATCATTAACTGAAGTATCGACCCCAAATGCAAAATCAATCGATGATGTGGCTCAGCAATTAAAAGTTGATGCTAAACAAACAGTTAAAACCTTGCTTGTTTTAGGGCAATCAGAAGGCGAAAGTCAGCCTATTGTTGCTTTAGTGTTACGCGGTGATCATCAACTAAATGAGATCAAAGCCGAAAACTTGCCACAAATTGCTAGCCCGCTTACTTTTGCAAGCGAAGAGCAAATCAATCAAGCCGTGAAGTGCGAGGCAGGTTCTATTGGCCCCGTTGGACTATCAATACCTGTTATTGTTGATCATAGTGCCGCCCATTTAGCGGACTTTATTTGTGGTGCTAATAAAGATGGTTTTCACTTTACAGGTGTAAACTGGGATACAGACATCACTGACTATGACGTCGCTGATATTCGTAACGTTGTCGAGGGTGATCCAAGCCCATGTGGCAAAGGTAATATCGTTATTAAACGAGGAATTGAGGTGGGGCACATTTTCCAACTTGGTAATAAGTATGCCAAAGCGATGAATTGTGGCGTATTAACCGAATCTGGTAAGAACCAAACCTTAACAATGGGGTGTTATGGCATTGGCGTCTCTCGTATTGTAGCGGCCGCAATTGAACAGAACCACGACAAGTACGGGATTAAATGGCCAAAAGCGATAGCGCCTTTTCAGGCTGCAATCGTGCCTATGAACATGGCGAAATCAGAACGCGTAAAAGAAACCGCTGAAAACCTTTACAAACAGTTAAAAAATGTTGGTGTTGACGTATTATTTGATGATCGTAAAGAACGCCCTGGCGTAATGTTTGCTGATCATGAATTGATAGGTACACCGCTATTGTTGATTGTAGGTGAACGCAACTTAGATGAAAATAAAATCGAAGTTAAAAACCGCATCACAGGTGACAAGTCATTGATAAATATAAGTGACGTTTTAAGCCTATTTGAATAA
- a CDS encoding Calx-beta domain-containing protein produces the protein MRNILGALSLLIAPQLLAADNLFTWRDVSADKQANAGISTKYQQGEKFSIDSTALSSYSIGDNFTINLKNGASYQAIVTNIKNKKHTKHIIAHIKTDQQQLPVVITQGKSQFFMRIVSPEQTWVAQGKTHSGWLINENVKQVAPLNNDVKIPKHQVTKNQDAQLNRLTNRSEITANNADFVSKPNKSASNESDIANVDVLFVYAIPQDFIDSEYNGDVLTRIQHLIEVTNQIYVDSNVNLTVSAADIISVDYPSDLDSDAALDDITFNDHAAFSDIKNLRYEKGADMVALLRPYVDGDSACGLAWGNASITTSINYMYSHTSIDCGDYVLAHELGHNMGLAHSRAQGDTGYTFPFALGHRVADPENGFSSVMAYAVNNASKVYKFSNPEILCTELPCGVDRNDPINGADARFALNQVNSDLANLYTQDPNLILSSDALSNISDDNLKSCLSNLVNNNNIKYAGQVTNVYCAYSNIDSLTGIENFPNIVSLVVNNNNISDITSLSHLTKLSIVYLDSNAISNISPLSSLTSLTQVYLDHNNITDISALTASDNLQMLWMSDNNIEDIAALSNKQSLRFIYASDNNIKSLEPLKNADALAQLYVSANEISDVSPLSNLPVLKTLNLGSNQINDISSLTNLPKLETLSLYYNQLSNVDALFALKSLVDLELDGNQITILPNSGQLPKLAKLAIDDNDIQDISLLNAFTSLVTLEIRGNNITDISPIQSLSGLTSLYADRNPITVLPELSNLTNIKTFSLYNTAINSLEFVKQLPALTSLNIGNTNVIDITPLKNAYFLNNFDLSNTDISDISAIFELHNTWQVVNFSGVNEIKCWQQDYVKNYLTVITFTASANCSSTEDTQDFDGDGVSNRNEIDSGSYPIYHNNEPGNVHFQFSSAVLNEDASPTRINVIRSQGGKGFLSVDIVTNSGTAIAGSDYVGITQTLDFAENEFFKTLNLRAVDDDSYDDGKSFSITLKNVLNGTVGSPDTIDVTMKDNDQANIAWLQSNIEVLENAGFLTLTLQRPEKAENAASVKVGYTDYSAINGEHYQFTEQTISFADGEYSKDINIELVNDDVYSGDKTFYLTLTDAVGAVVTSEDKLLTITIVDDEQPAKGSVSLSSSTASVNENTSEVSLILIRENGSYGELNVAYQTLDGTALSGSDYTSKNGTVIFADGEIEKSITISIIDDNVDESNENFSVTISSDNEGVIGTTNTTTITILDNDSTATPPSSSGGGSGGGTLWYLLTLLTMSMLLKRKTIK, from the coding sequence ATGAGAAACATTCTCGGTGCCCTATCCTTACTCATAGCACCACAGCTTTTGGCTGCAGATAACTTATTTACGTGGCGAGACGTTAGCGCTGATAAACAAGCTAACGCTGGTATAAGTACCAAGTATCAACAAGGTGAAAAGTTTTCAATTGATTCAACTGCCCTGTCTTCTTATAGTATCGGCGACAACTTTACGATTAATCTCAAAAACGGTGCAAGCTATCAGGCTATTGTCACCAACATCAAGAACAAAAAGCACACCAAACATATCATTGCCCATATAAAAACAGATCAGCAACAACTCCCTGTTGTTATTACTCAGGGTAAAAGCCAGTTTTTTATGCGAATAGTATCGCCAGAACAAACATGGGTTGCGCAAGGGAAGACGCACTCTGGTTGGTTAATTAATGAAAACGTTAAGCAGGTTGCGCCGCTTAATAATGATGTGAAAATCCCCAAACACCAAGTTACGAAAAACCAAGATGCACAGTTAAATAGATTAACAAATAGATCTGAGATCACAGCAAATAACGCTGATTTTGTAAGTAAACCAAACAAAAGTGCGAGTAACGAATCTGATATTGCCAATGTTGATGTACTGTTTGTTTATGCTATACCGCAAGATTTTATTGACAGCGAATATAATGGCGACGTGCTAACTCGTATTCAACACCTTATCGAAGTAACAAATCAAATATATGTTGATAGTAACGTCAACCTAACTGTTTCTGCCGCAGATATTATTTCTGTCGACTATCCATCTGATTTAGACTCTGATGCCGCATTGGACGATATCACATTTAATGATCATGCAGCTTTCAGTGATATTAAAAACTTACGCTATGAAAAAGGTGCAGACATGGTCGCGTTGTTGCGCCCATATGTTGATGGCGATTCTGCTTGTGGACTTGCCTGGGGAAATGCATCAATCACGACCTCAATAAATTACATGTATAGCCATACAAGTATAGACTGTGGGGACTATGTATTAGCGCATGAATTAGGGCATAATATGGGGCTTGCCCATTCTCGAGCACAAGGAGATACAGGATATACGTTTCCATTCGCGCTCGGCCATCGCGTAGCTGATCCTGAAAATGGTTTTTCTTCTGTTATGGCATATGCTGTTAACAATGCAAGTAAAGTATATAAATTTTCAAACCCAGAGATTCTTTGTACTGAGTTACCATGCGGTGTCGATAGAAATGATCCCATTAATGGTGCAGATGCTCGATTTGCCCTTAACCAAGTAAATAGTGACCTAGCAAATTTATATACACAAGATCCGAACCTGATATTATCGAGTGATGCGTTATCAAATATATCGGATGACAATTTAAAAAGCTGCTTAAGCAACTTAGTAAACAACAACAATATAAAGTATGCTGGACAAGTAACTAACGTATATTGCGCTTATAGTAATATTGATTCATTAACTGGCATTGAAAACTTTCCAAATATCGTAAGTTTAGTTGTAAACAACAATAATATAAGTGACATTACATCGCTATCTCACTTAACTAAACTATCTATTGTCTATCTTGACAGTAACGCTATCAGTAATATTTCACCGTTGTCATCACTAACATCGTTAACGCAAGTTTATTTAGATCATAATAACATTACCGATATTTCGGCACTAACCGCAAGTGACAACCTGCAAATGCTTTGGATGAGCGATAATAATATTGAGGATATTGCTGCATTATCAAACAAGCAATCGTTGCGCTTTATTTACGCATCTGACAATAACATTAAATCTTTAGAGCCGTTGAAAAACGCTGATGCTCTAGCACAACTCTATGTAAGCGCTAATGAAATTAGCGATGTGTCTCCACTTAGTAATCTACCGGTGTTAAAAACACTAAATTTGGGCTCAAATCAAATTAATGATATATCCTCGTTAACTAACCTACCTAAATTAGAAACGCTGTCGCTTTACTACAATCAACTTTCAAATGTTGATGCTTTATTTGCGCTTAAATCATTAGTAGATTTAGAATTGGATGGCAACCAAATAACGATCTTACCTAATTCAGGCCAATTACCCAAATTAGCAAAACTTGCCATAGATGATAACGATATTCAGGATATTTCGTTATTAAATGCTTTTACATCGTTAGTAACATTAGAAATTCGTGGTAATAATATTACCGATATATCACCAATTCAAAGCTTATCAGGCCTAACAAGTTTATATGCAGATAGAAATCCAATAACGGTATTACCAGAATTATCAAATTTAACAAATATAAAAACATTTTCTTTATATAATACAGCGATTAATTCGCTTGAATTTGTAAAACAACTACCGGCGCTAACCTCTTTAAATATCGGCAATACCAATGTTATTGATATAACACCTCTTAAAAATGCTTACTTTTTAAACAATTTCGATTTAAGCAATACAGATATCAGTGACATAAGTGCCATATTTGAACTTCATAACACATGGCAAGTTGTTAACTTTTCAGGCGTTAACGAAATCAAATGTTGGCAACAAGACTATGTTAAAAACTATCTAACGGTTATTACCTTTACGGCTTCAGCTAATTGTAGTTCAACAGAGGACACGCAAGATTTTGACGGTGATGGTGTATCTAATAGAAATGAAATAGATAGCGGCAGCTATCCAATTTACCATAACAATGAACCAGGAAATGTACATTTTCAATTTAGCAGTGCCGTGCTCAATGAAGACGCGAGCCCAACAAGAATTAACGTGATCCGTTCACAAGGCGGAAAAGGTTTTTTGAGTGTTGATATTGTTACCAATTCTGGAACAGCGATTGCTGGAAGTGATTACGTAGGTATAACTCAAACCTTAGATTTTGCTGAAAATGAGTTTTTCAAGACGTTAAATTTACGTGCCGTCGATGACGACAGCTATGATGACGGCAAATCGTTTAGCATCACCCTAAAAAATGTATTAAATGGTACCGTAGGTTCTCCTGATACAATTGATGTCACGATGAAAGACAACGATCAAGCAAATATTGCATGGCTACAAAGTAATATTGAAGTATTAGAGAATGCTGGCTTTTTAACTTTAACATTGCAACGCCCTGAGAAAGCAGAAAATGCTGCATCGGTTAAAGTTGGCTATACGGACTATAGCGCAATAAATGGTGAACATTATCAGTTTACCGAGCAAACCATTTCCTTTGCTGACGGTGAATATAGTAAGGATATTAATATTGAATTGGTGAATGATGATGTTTATTCAGGAGACAAAACCTTTTATTTAACATTGACCGACGCTGTCGGCGCAGTTGTAACCAGCGAGGACAAGCTATTAACGATTACCATAGTGGATGATGAGCAACCTGCCAAAGGTTCAGTGTCGCTATCAAGCTCTACTGCGTCTGTAAACGAGAATACCAGTGAAGTATCACTAATATTAATTCGTGAAAATGGCTCATATGGTGAATTAAACGTAGCGTATCAAACCCTAGATGGAACAGCATTAAGCGGCAGTGACTACACATCTAAAAATGGTACAGTAATTTTTGCAGATGGCGAGATAGAAAAAAGTATCACTATTAGCATTATTGACGATAACGTTGATGAAAGTAACGAAAATTTTTCCGTTACGATCTCTTCAGATAACGAAGGCGTGATAGGCACAACAAATACAACCACGATTACGATACTAGATAACGATTCAACTGCTACGCCTCCTTCTTCAAGCGGAGGAGGAAGCGGTGGAGGTACGTTATGGTATCTCCTAACTTTACTTACTATGAGTATGTTATTAAAACGCAAGACGATAAAATAA
- the recC gene encoding exodeoxyribonuclease V subunit gamma — MIYLYPANKTENLLALANRIQEISPLPIFSKDVYIVQNAGMQHWLNMSLADLSGISFNHEYALPAQFLWKLMRSLVLPKHMIEQDPFTREALSWRIYQLLDDNEITDDQDFLEVTQYWRNNSDKVDNLKRYQLACQLADLFEQYLIYRPDWLSQWQVNQRPQAFDNQEALHKEECWQRKLWAILTREQSYDPIALVENAIGQLAEKSHVLPKRISFFGINAMAPIWLSFLEQVSNYTQVHFYHLNPCFDYWGDIISEKQAMRQLDRWTENLDQLNESVGNPLLANLGQQGREFLSLLQQYSTVSIDAFETDVGGNSSKPSVLQSLQHDILTLTDRRQLPEKVKDESIVITSAHSPLREVQGLHDWLLHQFNQDPTMTPKDVLVMCPQIEDYAPYVNAVFAQGWQDYANDVPPLPCSIADRVAKDSDPLVIAFSEMLALPDSRFQVNQIVSWLQLSALQSRFKLTASDIDKMIIWLNKATIHWGLNAEHKSQVLNTKGVSPQFTWQYGFARLLEGFAFGDVETIFDDKLLIPDVEGQDALLLGQLMEIIERLQAFRSALSQARSPKQWHVLLTTMLGDFFDERDDSIAIISQAIDSLLQFTEQAKFEQDIELSIVNEFLTMHFSQPDPGRQFMIGQVTFCSMLPMRSIPFKIICVLGLNDGDFPRIRTPFGFDLLAKTNARIGDRSRRGDDRYLFLEALLSARQSLYLSYQGRNIKNNKEKQPSLVLNELLEYLHLGYGWQCFNEQVNDIRQLPMHPYSLANYNHELSSFDANWLRLGQQVSACEKLRDNTVEPLIIALQRENELTLDVKQLLRFLSHPSKYFAEQSLSLYLDQQALELEDSEPFDADHLSKYLLKQNALQGLLNPEQERTQDFEQQVLSYWQRYALLSGKFADSSTGHEDIEKLLSDSEALYRNIQQSLASEIIEHDLYTSIAISLAQEGVNVKLQHRITTANNKLVVIRASTPKAKDYLQMYLSTALLQHAQQSTALDHPIQQIDATRCVGYFFDSKAQKNIMVTLSSVELSHVKQFLEHFYQGQISPQLTNAEFALNMASAKSFEATQLEKLWQGDGNSGGIGQDPYIHYFWQQCPDFHEFTQPLMHVYDDIFTRFTKEKQ, encoded by the coding sequence TTGATATACCTTTATCCTGCTAATAAGACGGAAAATTTATTGGCATTGGCCAATAGAATACAAGAAATATCTCCACTTCCTATTTTTTCAAAAGATGTATATATCGTGCAAAATGCCGGTATGCAGCATTGGTTAAATATGTCTTTGGCAGACTTATCTGGCATTAGCTTCAATCATGAATATGCATTACCCGCCCAATTTTTATGGAAATTAATGCGTTCGTTGGTTTTACCAAAGCATATGATTGAACAGGATCCATTTACCCGTGAAGCGTTAAGTTGGCGCATCTATCAGTTACTAGACGACAACGAAATAACGGATGATCAAGACTTTCTAGAAGTTACACAATATTGGCGGAATAACAGTGACAAGGTTGATAATTTAAAACGATATCAACTGGCCTGCCAACTCGCTGATTTGTTTGAACAATATTTAATTTACAGACCTGATTGGCTATCGCAATGGCAAGTTAACCAGAGGCCACAAGCGTTTGATAACCAAGAAGCATTACACAAAGAAGAATGCTGGCAACGAAAGCTTTGGGCAATATTGACGCGTGAACAATCCTATGACCCAATTGCTTTAGTCGAAAACGCAATAGGGCAGCTTGCTGAAAAATCACATGTATTACCTAAAAGAATCAGTTTTTTTGGTATTAATGCAATGGCACCTATTTGGCTGTCGTTTTTAGAACAAGTAAGCAATTATACGCAAGTTCATTTTTACCACCTGAATCCCTGTTTTGATTACTGGGGTGATATAATTAGCGAAAAACAGGCAATGCGCCAACTTGATAGGTGGACTGAAAATTTAGATCAGTTAAACGAATCAGTGGGAAACCCTTTGCTTGCAAATTTGGGGCAACAAGGCCGAGAATTTTTATCATTATTACAACAATACAGTACAGTAAGTATTGATGCTTTTGAAACCGATGTTGGCGGTAATTCCTCCAAACCAAGCGTTTTACAATCGTTACAGCACGATATTTTAACCTTAACCGACCGGCGGCAATTACCTGAAAAAGTTAAAGATGAATCTATAGTGATCACTAGCGCTCATAGTCCTTTACGGGAAGTACAAGGATTACATGATTGGTTGTTGCACCAATTTAATCAAGACCCAACGATGACACCTAAAGATGTCTTGGTTATGTGTCCACAAATAGAAGATTATGCGCCATATGTAAATGCTGTATTTGCTCAAGGTTGGCAAGATTACGCAAATGATGTACCACCATTACCATGCTCCATAGCAGACCGTGTAGCGAAAGACTCAGATCCTTTAGTTATCGCGTTTAGTGAAATGCTTGCTTTACCTGATAGTCGGTTTCAAGTGAACCAAATCGTTTCTTGGCTACAATTATCTGCACTACAATCTCGCTTTAAGTTGACAGCTTCAGACATTGATAAAATGATAATTTGGCTGAATAAAGCGACCATTCACTGGGGATTAAACGCTGAACATAAATCTCAAGTGTTAAATACCAAAGGCGTTTCGCCACAATTTACCTGGCAATATGGCTTTGCTCGTTTGTTAGAAGGGTTTGCATTTGGTGATGTTGAAACTATTTTTGATGATAAGCTGCTTATACCTGATGTAGAAGGGCAAGATGCGTTGTTACTAGGGCAATTGATGGAAATCATCGAACGCTTGCAAGCTTTTAGAAGTGCGTTAAGTCAAGCGAGATCTCCTAAACAATGGCATGTTTTGTTAACGACTATGTTGGGAGATTTCTTTGATGAAAGGGATGACAGTATTGCTATAATTTCTCAAGCAATTGATAGTTTATTGCAATTTACAGAACAAGCTAAGTTTGAGCAAGATATTGAACTGAGTATTGTTAATGAATTTTTAACAATGCACTTTAGTCAACCAGATCCAGGTCGTCAATTTATGATCGGACAAGTAACATTTTGTTCGATGTTACCAATGCGCAGTATTCCTTTTAAAATTATCTGTGTACTTGGGCTCAACGATGGAGACTTTCCTCGTATAAGGACACCTTTTGGTTTTGACTTACTCGCTAAAACCAATGCAAGAATAGGGGACAGATCGCGCAGAGGCGACGATAGGTACTTATTTTTGGAAGCCTTACTTTCAGCGCGTCAATCTCTTTATTTAAGCTACCAAGGAAGAAACATTAAAAACAATAAAGAAAAGCAGCCTTCTTTAGTATTGAATGAGTTATTGGAGTATTTGCACCTAGGCTATGGTTGGCAATGCTTTAATGAGCAAGTTAACGACATCAGACAGTTACCAATGCATCCGTATAGTTTAGCGAATTATAATCACGAGCTTTCTAGTTTTGATGCTAATTGGCTTAGATTGGGGCAACAGGTATCTGCATGTGAAAAGCTTCGAGATAACACTGTTGAGCCATTGATAATCGCGCTACAAAGAGAAAATGAATTGACGCTAGATGTTAAACAGCTCTTGCGGTTTTTATCTCATCCAAGTAAGTATTTTGCAGAGCAGTCGCTATCGTTGTATTTAGATCAACAAGCACTTGAGCTTGAAGACAGCGAACCTTTTGACGCTGATCATTTGAGTAAATATTTACTCAAACAAAATGCACTACAAGGGTTATTGAACCCTGAGCAAGAGCGTACCCAAGATTTTGAACAACAAGTGTTATCATATTGGCAACGATACGCGTTGTTATCTGGCAAGTTTGCTGATTCATCAACTGGCCATGAAGATATAGAGAAGCTCTTATCTGATAGTGAAGCCTTATATCGAAATATCCAACAGTCGTTGGCGAGTGAAATTATTGAACATGATTTGTATACGTCAATAGCCATATCTTTAGCTCAGGAGGGTGTTAACGTAAAGCTACAGCATCGCATAACAACTGCAAATAATAAATTGGTTGTTATACGGGCAAGTACGCCAAAAGCTAAAGATTACCTACAGATGTACCTTTCAACTGCATTGTTACAACATGCTCAACAATCAACTGCGTTAGATCACCCAATACAACAGATAGATGCAACTCGTTGCGTTGGTTATTTTTTTGATAGCAAAGCGCAGAAAAACATTATGGTAACATTGAGTAGCGTTGAACTCTCGCATGTTAAACAGTTTTTAGAACACTTTTATCAAGGGCAAATATCGCCACAATTAACTAATGCTGAATTTGCATTAAATATGGCGAGTGCTAAATCATTTGAAGCGACACAACTAGAAAAACTTTGGCAAGGCGACGGTAATAGTGGTGGTATCGGGCAAGATCCTTATATTCATTATTTTTGGCAACAGTGTCCTGATTTCCATGAGTTTACTCAACCTTTGATGCATGTATATGACGATATTTTCACCCGTTTTACAAAGGAAAAACAATAA
- a CDS encoding RNA-binding S4 domain-containing protein: MTIEIEVSSQPIELYKLLKIANLVSGGGEAKIVIMEGYVQLNGEVVVQKRKKVYHEDIVSFNGENILLICHQAPKIPEKRIKKTKQLPKEKSSAPRQVKGGRKKINF; encoded by the coding sequence ATGACTATAGAAATAGAAGTATCATCGCAACCCATCGAATTATACAAATTACTTAAAATTGCAAACTTAGTTAGCGGTGGTGGTGAAGCTAAAATAGTTATAATGGAAGGTTATGTTCAGCTTAACGGCGAAGTAGTAGTTCAGAAACGTAAAAAAGTTTATCATGAAGATATTGTCAGCTTTAATGGTGAAAATATCTTGTTGATCTGTCACCAAGCTCCAAAGATTCCCGAAAAACGAATAAAAAAAACCAAACAATTGCCTAAAGAAAAAAGCTCTGCACCTAGGCAAGTTAAAGGTGGTAGAAAGAAAATTAACTTCTAG